In Bacillus cytotoxicus NVH 391-98, the following are encoded in one genomic region:
- the xerD gene encoding site-specific tyrosine recombinase XerD, translating into MEDQLKDFIHYMVVEKGLAKNTVVSYERDLKSYVKYLQKVEQMKTFHEVTRMQIVNFLQHLRENGKSSKTLARHIASIRSFHQFLLRERAVEHDPSVHIETPQGERKLPKVLSVSEVEALLQTPKTTSAYGIRDKAMLELLYATGLRVSELIALNLEDVHLTMGFVRCVGKGNKERIIPLGSLATEAIQRYIEKGRKELMGKKAVDALFLNHHGNRLSRQGFWKILKRLAKEANIEKELTPHTLRHSFATHLLENGADLRAVQEMLGHADISTTQIYTHVSKTRLKDVYKQFHPRA; encoded by the coding sequence TTGGAAGATCAATTAAAAGATTTTATTCATTATATGGTTGTGGAAAAAGGATTGGCCAAAAATACGGTTGTATCTTATGAAAGAGATTTAAAAAGTTATGTAAAGTATTTGCAAAAGGTGGAACAAATGAAAACTTTTCATGAAGTGACTCGTATGCAAATCGTTAACTTTTTGCAGCATTTAAGAGAGAATGGAAAATCTTCAAAAACATTAGCGCGTCATATTGCATCGATTCGTTCATTTCATCAATTTTTACTTCGTGAACGAGCTGTAGAACATGATCCGTCAGTACATATTGAAACACCACAAGGGGAGCGAAAACTGCCGAAAGTTTTATCGGTAAGTGAGGTTGAAGCATTATTACAAACACCAAAGACGACGAGTGCTTACGGTATTCGAGATAAAGCAATGTTGGAGTTATTGTATGCAACAGGACTGCGTGTTTCGGAATTAATTGCACTCAACTTAGAGGATGTTCATTTAACAATGGGCTTTGTTCGCTGCGTCGGAAAAGGAAATAAGGAAAGAATTATTCCACTTGGAAGTTTAGCTACAGAAGCAATTCAGCGTTATATTGAAAAAGGAAGAAAAGAATTGATGGGAAAAAAGGCAGTGGATGCATTATTTTTAAATCACCACGGTAATCGATTATCTCGTCAAGGCTTTTGGAAGATTTTAAAACGTTTAGCAAAAGAAGCAAATATTGAGAAAGAGCTTACACCACATACATTGCGCCATTCTTTTGCTACACACCTGTTAGAAAATGGAGCAGACTTACGTGCTGTACAGGAAATGTTAGGACATGCAGATATTTCTACAACACAAATTTATACACATGTTTCAAAAACGAGATTAAAAGACGTATATAAGCAGTTTCACCCAAGAGCATAA
- a CDS encoding YqzK family protein, whose amino-acid sequence MRRALKFTYDGMKVFLLFTSCTILFYFAILWINEEYESYHRYEKPKEETVEKVSGNEEPAKDAFVNRMIFFYENGE is encoded by the coding sequence ATGCGCCGAGCTTTGAAATTCACTTATGATGGAATGAAAGTATTTTTATTGTTTACAAGTTGTACGATTTTGTTTTATTTCGCTATACTATGGATAAATGAAGAATATGAAAGTTATCATCGTTATGAAAAGCCAAAAGAAGAGACAGTAGAAAAAGTATCAGGGAATGAGGAACCAGCAAAAGATGCTTTCGTAAATAGAATGATTTTTTTCTATGAAAATGGGGAGTAG
- the fur gene encoding ferric iron uptake transcriptional regulator, producing the protein MEERIERIKKQLHAASYKLTPQREATVRVLLENEEDHLSAEDVYLLVKEKSPEIGLATVYRTLELLSELKVVDKINFGDGVSRYDLRQEGAQRFHHHLICTKCGAVQEIQEDLLGEVEEKVERDWNFKVKDHRLTFHGICENCQENETNEK; encoded by the coding sequence AGAAAGAATAGAACGAATTAAGAAACAATTACATGCAGCGAGCTACAAATTAACACCACAACGTGAAGCAACGGTTCGTGTGCTGCTGGAAAATGAAGAAGATCATTTAAGTGCAGAAGATGTTTACCTCCTTGTAAAAGAAAAGTCGCCAGAGATCGGATTAGCAACCGTCTATCGAACTTTAGAGTTATTATCTGAGTTGAAAGTTGTTGATAAAATCAACTTTGGAGACGGTGTTTCACGCTATGACTTACGCCAAGAAGGTGCACAGCGTTTCCATCATCATTTAATTTGCACAAAATGTGGTGCTGTCCAAGAAATCCAAGAAGATTTGCTTGGAGAAGTGGAGGAAAAAGTAGAGCGAGATTGGAACTTTAAGGTGAAAGATCATCGTTTAACTTTCCATGGGATTTGTGAAAACTGTCAAGAAAATGAAACGAATGAAAAATAG